GTCATTTTGGGTCAAGCCATCGGGCGTTGGGGAAACTTTATCAACCAGGAAGCTCATGGTGGTCCAGTCTCTGCCGAGTTTATGGAAAAGTTCCCCGCATTCATCCGCGAGCAAATGTTTATCGGCGGACAGTACTACCATCCTACATTCTTGTATGAATCGATATGGAACCTTATCGTGTTTGGCATTCTCGTGCTCATACTGTACCGATTCAAAAAATTCGATGGACAGGTCTTGTTCAGCTACATGATCCTGTATTCGATTGGACGCTTCTTCATTGAGGGCATGCGTACAGACAGTTTGTTGATAGCCGATACCCTGCGTGTCGCTCAATTAGTCAGTCTGTGCTTGATTGCTGCCGGTGTCATCTTGCTGCTCGTGTTTGCACGAAAAAGCAAGCAGGCCGGACATTCCCAAAACTCGATCGAATAACATCAACATGCCATATCCATTGCCACTCAGGTCAGTCCGACTGGGTGGTTTTTTCTTTGCCTTGTCTGAATTGTCGCAATGCAGGCAATAACTAGGAGAAAGAATAAAAAAGGATGGGAATAAGATGGATGATGGAATTTTGGAAGAGTATCTCGATCGTTATGTACGTATTCATTTCGCTCCTGATATGGTCGGCCAAGGATTATCTGCATATGCAGAAGGTAAATTGTATGATTACAGCCCCAATGGCATATTAATTGAAGAACGGGACGGCTCGCTGGACTATATCCCATTCTCTGCCATTCGCCTCGTGCAAATTAAACCTAAGCCTGGCTTATGGGAGCGTTTAACTGGATCAAGCTAATGAAAAAGACACCTCCCCGCGTACTCTACACGGAAAGGTGTCTGTTATCTATTGGATAAAGATGTAGCTCTACAAGAATACGTCAAACACGACGTAGCAGGCAGCAGCCAAAAGTCCGGTAATCGGAAGGGTAATGACCCAAGTGACCAAAATCCGGCCAGCCAAGCCCCATTTTACTGCGTTCAGCTTTTGCGATGCCCCTACCCCCAAGATGGCGGATGTGATCACATGCGTTGTGCTCACTGGCAGTTTCAAAGCTGTAAAGATTGTGATAATCAAGGCAGAAGACAGGTCTGCTGAGAAACCGGAAATTGGCTTGATTTTCATAATCTTACCACCCAAGGTCTTGATGATCCGCCATCCACCAAAGGCTGTACCTAAAGCCATTGCAAGAGCAGCTGAAAGTTTTACCCACAGTGGAATAACGAATTCGCCCGGTGCTTGTACCAAGAATCCTCCAGAAATCAAAGCAAGGGTGATTACGCCCATTGTTTTTTGCGCATCGTTGGCTCCATGGCTGAAAGCCTGCCAAGACGCTGACAATACTTGCATCGAACGGAAACCTTTATTGGTTTTGTGATACGCGGAGTTACGAACGAACCAAGACACCAGCTTGATCACCACAAAACCAACAGCGAAGGCAACAAGCGGCGATACGATCAACGCTTGGATAATGCTAATGAAGCCCGACCAGTTAATGGCACCACTTCCTGCGGCACCAAAAGCGGCACCTGCAACGCCGCCGATAATCGCGTGCGAGGACGAGCTAGGAATTCCGAACCACCAGGTGATTAGGTTCCACAAAATCGCAGATGTCAACGCGGCCAAAACGACGACCAATCCATTTTCCAGCTTGAATGGATCAGTAATGCCTCCCCCGATTGTCTTCGCTACCCCCGTATACGAGAGTGCACCAATCAGGTTACACAAGGATGCAATAATAATCGCCGTTTTTGGACTTAATGCGCGCGTGGAAACAGAAGTCGCAATCGCGTTCGCCGTATCGTGAAAACCATTAATAAAGTCAAATGCTAACGCCATGATGACGACGAGTACGAGAATAATCACCTCTGGCGAAAGATCAAGCATTCTTTAACACGATCCCTTCTACCAGGTTGGAGACGTCCTCAGCGAAGTCAGCACAGTCTTCGAGCTTATCGTAAATCTCTTTGAGTTTGATCGCTTCCATTGGGTTGGTATCAGGAGAATTCAACAAATCAGATACCATTTTACGGTAGTTGGAGTCAGATTCATGCTCCAAATCTTTAATTTCCCCAGCGATTTGTGTAACGACTTTATGATCCAGTTTGCGCAGTGTGCGAATCAGCTCGATCAGCTTAGCCGAGCATTTCACCAAAATATTGGCTTGTGCCAATACACGTGGATCTGGTTGAGTCACTTGGTACAAATACATACGATCAGCAACACCGTCAATGTAGTCGATCATCGAGTCCATCGTATGAGCGAGTTGGTGAATGTCTTCACGCTCAAGCGGAGTGATAAAAGTAGAGTTCAACTCGTTCATGATGCGACGAACGATTTCGTCTCCTTCTTTCTCGACAGCCTTGATTGCCTTAACCTTTGTTTCCAGATCATGATAATTTCCTATCATTTCATAGAAAAGATGAGTTCCTTTGTGTACCGTGGCAATCTGCTGTTCGAACAGATCAAAGAAGATATACTTGTTTGATTTCAACATATGGGACTTCTTCACTCCTTTGAATAAATCACACCTAACAGATTATATCGAATGTTAATGTTTCCGTAAATTTAAAATCAAGGTCAAATGTGTATATTTTTCTTTAAGGAATTATTAAGTTTTTGTAAATGCTCTTTACAATAAAAAAAAACACCCATGTCAAGAGAGATGACGAGTGTTAGTCTTGCCAATATTTATCATTTCATTCGAAGCGACCATCATGCAATCTTTCCTTTTTTTCGCTTCATACATAAGCATATCTGCTTTTTTCGCTAACTCTTCCGCTGTTGCAGCATGGTGTGGATACGAGGCTACTCCGATACTGACCGTGACACCTGCCGCCTTCCAAATGGCCAAATGAATCATTGAATATTTTGAAATTATCCAAATCAATAAACAATAAAGTAACAGATTGATGATTGCTTTTTGCCAACTCTACTTCTTCAACCAATTTGTCCAGAAATCTGCGATTGACGAGAACGCCTGTAAGTGAATCATGATAAGCCATCTGCCGCAACCGCTCTACATATTTCCCTATTTGATAGGCAGCAACCGACTGAATGACACCCACAAGTAAAAGAAAGACAATCATGCTCTCATCCCTCGGCAATCCGTAACCGATCAGCCAAACCGAGATGATCACACAGGACACACCCAAGCTGATCCAGCGTGATCCCAAAGTACACTACCCCCGATCCATCCGATGTAACCTTCTTTCTATTCGTACATTAGACCTATCAAGCAAAACCACGAAACTGCCACTTATTCAATCAAGCGAATCATCGAAAGCTCCTGACAATCAGCCTGTGGTCTATGCACATGGTGCTGCATGAATTGGAACCAATTGGAAGGGATAAGCTAATGCC
This genomic stretch from Brevibacillus brevis harbors:
- the lgt gene encoding prolipoprotein diacylglyceryl transferase, which gives rise to MIDPIAIAIGPLKIHWYGIIMGLAFFLGTYLARYNSKRSGIDPDHVLNMVVLIIPAAIVCARLYYVTFEWQQYKDNPLDIFAVWQGGLAIHGGLIGGVLAGTWYIRKHNLPFLRLADIFMPSVILGQAIGRWGNFINQEAHGGPVSAEFMEKFPAFIREQMFIGGQYYHPTFLYESIWNLIVFGILVLILYRFKKFDGQVLFSYMILYSIGRFFIEGMRTDSLLIADTLRVAQLVSLCLIAAGVILLLVFARKSKQAGHSQNSIE
- a CDS encoding inorganic phosphate transporter translates to MLDLSPEVIILVLVVIMALAFDFINGFHDTANAIATSVSTRALSPKTAIIIASLCNLIGALSYTGVAKTIGGGITDPFKLENGLVVVLAALTSAILWNLITWWFGIPSSSSHAIIGGVAGAAFGAAGSGAINWSGFISIIQALIVSPLVAFAVGFVVIKLVSWFVRNSAYHKTNKGFRSMQVLSASWQAFSHGANDAQKTMGVITLALISGGFLVQAPGEFVIPLWVKLSAALAMALGTAFGGWRIIKTLGGKIMKIKPISGFSADLSSALIITIFTALKLPVSTTHVITSAILGVGASQKLNAVKWGLAGRILVTWVITLPITGLLAAACYVVFDVFL
- a CDS encoding DUF47 domain-containing protein; translation: MLKSNKYIFFDLFEQQIATVHKGTHLFYEMIGNYHDLETKVKAIKAVEKEGDEIVRRIMNELNSTFITPLEREDIHQLAHTMDSMIDYIDGVADRMYLYQVTQPDPRVLAQANILVKCSAKLIELIRTLRKLDHKVVTQIAGEIKDLEHESDSNYRKMVSDLLNSPDTNPMEAIKLKEIYDKLEDCADFAEDVSNLVEGIVLKNA
- a CDS encoding GGDEF domain-containing protein, translated to MGSRWISLGVSCVIISVWLIGYGLPRDESMIVFLLLVGVIQSVAAYQIGKYVERLRQMAYHDSLTGVLVNRRFLDKLVEEVELAKSNHQSVTLLFIDLDNFKIFNDSFGHLEGGRCHGQYRSSLVSTPCCNSGRVSEKSRYAYV